The DNA region CGGCGACGCCGATCATCCGCACGAATCAGTTCGCCGATCGTAGCTGCAGGCTGCTGACGACGAACGTCGCCGGGCGGCACGCTGTCCTGCGGTCTATCGCACACCTCTTTATTTACCGGCAGCCGTTTCTCACCAAGCACGGGCCGGGCCTCTATGACGCGGGCGTAATCGACGTAGCTTTCACTCGCCCCCGCCGGCACTGCCAGCAGCAATGCGACAAGCATAAGTAAATAGTTGCGCATCAGCCACGCCGCCTGATTCTAAAGCCGGCGTTGCGCAAGCGTGACTGGGCGCGCCGCAGATCGGCCTTGCCGTTGTATAGCAGCATAACGCGAAACCTGCCCGCCTCTTCACGAAACCACTCCAGCCGCAGCGCCGGTTCTGCCGACTGCAGCTGATCGACAAAAGCCTGGGCACGGTACGGCGCACCAAAAGTAATCAGCGCCATTTTGGCCTCCACGTCGTAATCGGCACCGGCTGCGGGCGGCAGCGCGGACGGCCCCCTGCCCAGCACGTAATCAAGGTGACGGTGTATATAAGCGCTGTACCAGGCAGCGCCATCCGGGATGCGTTGCCCGGCGTTTATGCGGTGCGGTCCATAGTTGTACGCCGCCAGTGCAAGATGAATGTTGCCGTCATAGCGATTAAGCATCTCGCGCAGGTAACGTGCACCGGCATCAATGTTGGTGCACGGTTCATACAGCTTTGAAAGCTGGTGAATACCAAGGTGACGAGCGGTTGTTGGCCAGAGTATCTGCATCAGCCCGTGCGCGTTGGCATGAGAACGGGCGCGCACGTTGAAATCGCTCTCGCCACGCGCCACTGCAAGCAACAGATTGAATGGCACATCGTGCGCGATGGCCGCGCTGCGAAAACAGGTCTCGTGCGGAAACTTCAGCGCTGGCGCTGCCTGCGTATCGTTACTGGCATAGTCGTGCCACGCCTGCTGGCTCGCCACCGCTATCTTGAACGGCAACAGCAGCAGCACAGCCAGTACCGGCCAACGCGTCACCGGCTGCCCCCGGTAATAGTCAGACCGGTGGCCTCTTCGATTGCGGCAACGTGTGCCAG from Gammaproteobacteria bacterium includes:
- a CDS encoding lytic transglycosylase domain-containing protein — protein: MTRWPVLAVLLLLPFKIAVASQQAWHDYASNDTQAAPALKFPHETCFRSAAIAHDVPFNLLLAVARGESDFNVRARSHANAHGLMQILWPTTARHLGIHQLSKLYEPCTNIDAGARYLREMLNRYDGNIHLALAAYNYGPHRINAGQRIPDGAAWYSAYIHRHLDYVLGRGPSALPPAAGADYDVEAKMALITFGAPYRAQAFVDQLQSAEPALRLEWFREEAGRFRVMLLYNGKADLRRAQSRLRNAGFRIRRRG